CCAGTCCTTCCTCGTAGAAGCTCGCGAGGCCGCAGAAGCGCACGCCCGCCAGCGCGCTCAGGGTGGCACGGCAGCCTTCCAGGGCGGCGGGAGAAGCGTCGATGGCGTAGTAGGGGACCTCGCGCTGGCGCCCGCAGATGGCCTCCAGCACGCGGCCGGTCTTATGCCCGCTGCCGCTGCCCAGTTCCGCCACCGTCAGCGGAGATTCCAGCAGTTCCGGGACCTCGCGCGCGCACTTCCACAGCAGCCGCTCCTCGGCCCGCGTCAGACCGTACTCCGGCAGCCGCGTGATGGCCTCGAAGAGCGCGCTGCCCACGGCGTCGTAGAAGTACTTGGCCGGGAGTTCCTTCTGCGGCTTGCTCAGCCCCTCGCGCACGTCTTGCGCGAAGCGACCGTCCAGGACGGGACGCAGGCGCCCCCCCGGCCGGGCCTGTCCGCCAGTAAGAGGAGACGCCATCTCAGTTCTCCACCAGCCGGAAGGTCGCGTAGGCGTAGGGATAGCTCTTGCGGAACCAGTTGCGGAATCCCGGCCGCAGCAGCCGCGCGTGGGTGGCGGACGATGCGCCCTTCAGCACGTAGTGGTCGCCGTCGAAGAAGTTGGCGGAGTAACCGGGATAGAGCGGCGCGGCGGCGAAGCCGGGAAACGGCGCGAAGACGCTGGAGGTCCACTCCCAGCCGTTGCCCACCAGTTGCGAGACGCCGAAAGCGCTGTCGCCCGCGGGTGTCGCCGTCACCGGCACCAGGTCGCGATGAAAGAAGTGGAAGTTGCCGTGGCGGACCTCCGGCGCTTCCTCACCCCAGGGGTAGGTGCGTTCCCTTCCTTCCGCTGTCCCGAAGGCGGCGCGCTGGAACTGCGCTTCCGTGGGCAGCGACTGGCCGGCCCACTGCGCGTACCGGAGGGCCTGCTGCTGGCTGACGTAGACCGGCAGGTGGTTGGGCACCACCAATTCCGCCGACCACCCACGGTAGTGCCAGTGGCCATTGCGCTGCTGCCAGTAGTGCGGCGCCTCGCCGCCGTCCTTCACGAACTCCAGGTACTGCGCGTTGGTGATCTTGTAGCGGCTGATGGCGAAGCCCGCCACCTCCTGCCGGTGGGCCTCGAACTCGTTGTCCCAGCCGAAGCCGGAGCCCCGCATTCGTCCCAGGGTGGCGCTGCCTGCCGGGATCTCGACCATCCTCTGCGCCGCGGCCGGAGCGCTGGCATCCAGGGAAAAGCCGCTAGCGCGGCGACGTTCGCGGGCCAGGTTGTGCAGCATGTAGGTGAAGGTTTCGGCGTGCATCAGCCGGTGCTCCACGGCCATGCTGAAGACCTCCTCGGGCACCAGCTCGAGGACGAAGTCGAGCGCCTGCCGCACCTCGCGCACGTACGCGCGCGTCTGCTCCAGGCTGGGCCAGTCGCCGGGCTGGTCCTGGGGAAGTTGGCCGGGCGCAGGGTCGATGCCAAAAGCGAAAAGCCGGTCCAGTTCCTGGCGGATGGGCGGGCGGCCCAGCGCGCGCGCCATCAGGTTCCAGTCGAAGGCCTCCAGGTGTCCCAGGTAGAAGAGGATGCGGTGACGCTCCGGGATGGGGCGGTCGTAGAAAGCGTCGGAGCGGACTTCGGCGAAGAGTGAGTCCGTGAGCGCGCGCCCGCGGGCCAGCGCCTCGCGCCGTTCCAGCATCTCGGCAGTGGCCGCCGCACTCATGTCGAGGTTCGGGAGGATACCTTAACCGGGGCCGGCGAACCTATCTCTTTCCCCGAACGGCTCCTTTAGATGTACGGCCGGGGCCAAGAGTCGCAGGAAAGACCTGGAGGGGAGGTTTGGTAGCGCTACCGGGAATCGAACCCGGGTTTGAAGATTGAGAATCTTCCGTCCTAACCCCTAGACGATAGCGCCACGTAGAGCAGCGAAGAAATTATAGCAAAGGCTCCCGGACGCCTACACTCGGGTGGGAGCGCGGCTGGTCTCAGCGAGTGGTATCGGCCGCCGGGGCAGCAGCCTCGGCCTTCGCAGCCGCGGGTGCGGCTGCCGTCTGGGACGTGGTGAAGATCTCGAAGACGATCTCCACCTCGTTCTTCACCTTGACGGTGCCGCCGGCGGCGCTGTAGGGCTTGATGCCGAAGTCCTTCTGCTTGAGGGTGACCGAGCCGCGGTAGTGTCCGGGCTCGCCGCTGGCCTGGAGCACGATGGCATGGGTCTGGCCGTGCAGGGTCAGGTCGCCGTGCACCGTCCACCGCTCCGGGCCCGCGGCCGCGACCGCGGTGGAGCGAAAGCGGATCTCGGGAAACTGCTGGCTGTCGAGCACCTCGGGGCCCAGCATGGTGTGCTGGATCTCGGCGCGGTCCTTATCGGAGATCTCCTTGTCCATCACCTGCAGTTGTTTCACGTCCACGCGCAGGCTGACGGCGCGTGAGTCGTCCACCTGGCCCTCGGCCAGAGGCGCGCGGATCTCGTGGTCGTGTCCGGCGAAGCTCAGCAGCCCTGCCTTGCTGACACGCACCGTCATGGTGGACTTCTGGATATCGATGGCGCGGACTTGCGCTTGCGCCGCCCCGGCCAGGGCCAGCGCCAGAATCAGGTGGGGGATCCTCAACTTGATCACGAAACCCGCTTTCCCTTCGGCCTCCCCTAAGATTGCCAGAAGCGACAGAAGATACAAGCTTTCTGAAGTTCACTGACTGGTTACCTTGGGCCTAGAGCAAACGGCCGACCCGCCCTCCTATTGACAATCCCTCGCCCCCGGGAGCACAATCTTTATAGGCGAATAAAAAGCGAAAGTAGGCCGCCGCGGCTGCGGAGGATGGCTCTGGGAGCCGTTCTTGCCAGCGTGATCCGGCGGCTGCCGCCCTCGAGGTTCGCATGACTCCCGCACTGCTACGCGCCCGCCTGCAAGCCACGCTGGGCGACCGCTTCCCGGCCGCCTTGAGCCCGGCCGCGCGCCCCGCGCCCGAGCTGGTCTCCACCGGCGTCGCGGAACTCGATGCTCTGGTCACCGGCCTGCCTCGCGGCGCCCTCACCGAGATCTGCGGCCCGGCTTCCTCCGGGCGCACCAGCCTGTTGCTTGCCGCGCTGGCCGAAGCCACCCGCCGGCAGGAGACCTGCGCCCTGGTGGATGCCGGCGACGCCTTCGATCCCTGCTCCGCCGCCGCCGCCGGTGTGGACCTGCGGCAGTTGCTGTGGGTGCGGTGCGGCGACGTTTCACGTTTCAAGTTTCACGTTTCACGCTTCCCCACCCAACCTGAAACCCGAAACGTGAAACGTGAAACGTTCTTCCTGGAGCAGGCCCTGCGCGCCGCCGATCTCCTGCTGCAGGCCGGGGGCTTCGGTGTGGTGGCACTCGACCTGGGCGACGTTCCCCCGGCGCTGGCCCGCCGCGTCCCCCTGACCTCCTGGTTCCGCTTCCGCCGCGCCGTGGAGCGCACTCCCACCGTGCTGCTGCTGCTGGAGCAGGAACCCTGCGCCCGGACCTGCGCCTCCTTGGTGTTGCATTTGCAGTCGCCGGTCGCCAGTCTCCAGGCGCCAATGACAGAGACTAAGACGCCCACGCACGCCCGCCTTCTGCAAGGCATTTCTGCGAGTGTCGAAGTGTTGCGCTCGCAAACCGAACGCAAACCGGTCTCAGCGACGTCGTTTCAGTGCCATACCGTCTGGGGCGAAAACCTGCTGAGTGCTAAAGGCTAATGGCTAAGAGCTGTTTTTATGTTCGCTTGCCTCCATCTTCCCGACTTCCCCGTGGCCGCGATGATACGCCTCGAGCCGGGACTCCGCCGCCAGGCGGTGGCGGTGGTGGACGGCGCACCACCGCTGGAGCGCGTGCTGGCCGCCAATGAAGCGGCACGCGCCGCCGGGGTGGAACCGGGCATGGCCCAGCTCCAGGCCGAGGCCCTGTCTGGGCTGAAGCTCCGTCGCCACTCGCTCGCGCAGGAGGCCGCCGCGCACGCTGCCCTGCTCGACGCCGCCACTGCCTTCTCCCCGCGAGTGGAAGATGCCGCCGCCGACACTGTGCTGCTCGACCTCGCCGGCCTGGGCTCGCTCTTCGGCCCGCCGGAAAAAATCGCGAGAGCGTTGGCGGCGCGCTGTGCCGCGCTCGGCCTGGAATGCCGTGTCGCCGTGGCTGCCAATCCCGAGGCCGCCCGCCACGCCGCTCGCGGCTTTTCCGGCGTCACCGTCATTCCTCACGGCCAGGAAGCGGCGCGCCTGGGCCCTCTGCCGGTAGACGTCCTCGAGCCTGCGCCCGAGATCCTGGAGACGCTCGACCGCTGGGGAGTACGCACCCTGCGCGCGCTGGCGGCGCTGCCCGCGGTGGCCGTGGCCGAACGCCTGGGACAGGCCGGGGTCGAGCTGCAGAAGCTGGCGCGCGGCGAGGGCGCGCGCGTCCTTCGCCCTGTCGAGCCGCCGCTCTGCTTCGAGGAGACCCTGGAGCTGGAGCATCCGGTGGAGTTGCTGGAGCCCCTGGCCTTCGTCCTCGGCCGCCTGCTGGATCAGCTCTGTGCGCGGCTGGCCGCGCGGGCGCTAGCGGCGCAGGAGCTGCGGCTTTCGCTGGCACTCGAACCGATCACCCGATCACCCGATCACCCGATCACCCGATTCGAGCGGGTCCTTCGTCTTCCCGTCCCCATGTTGGACGCAAAGCTTTTCCTCAAGCTCCTGCAGCTCGACCTGCAGTCGCACCCGCCGCCCGCGCCCGTGGTGAAGGTCACGCTGGCAGCTGAGCCGGCGCCGCCGCGCCCCGGGCAGAGCGGTCTGTTTCTCCCTTTGGCGCCGGAGCCGGAAAAGCTGGAGTTGACGCTGGCCCGCTTGGGCCGAGTAGTGGGTGAAAAGCGGCTGGGCGCGGTGGAGATCCTCGACTCGCATCGCCCCGACGCGCATCGCATGCAGCGCTTCCGGATCGCGCCGCAGAGGCTAAAGCCCAGGGAGCGAAACGCAAGGTCCTTCGACTCGCGCTTCGCGCTCGCTCAGGATGACAGACAAAAAAGAGCGCGGCTGGCGGTGCGCCGCTTCCGCCCGCCGCTGCCCGCGCGTGTGCAGGCGCGGAACGGACGCCCGGTGAGTGTCTTCTTCCGCGGCGCGCGCGCCACGGTGCTCGACCTCGCCGGGCCCTGGCACAACTCCGGCGAGTGGTGGACCGAGCAGGGCTGGGCGCGCGAGGAGTGGGACGTGGTCCTCGCCACCGCAGAAGGCAATTCTTCCTACCGCATCTATCGCGAGGGCAACGGATGGTTCGTGGAAGGAGAGTATG
This portion of the Terriglobales bacterium genome encodes:
- a CDS encoding YceI family protein; protein product: MIKLRIPHLILALALAGAAQAQVRAIDIQKSTMTVRVSKAGLLSFAGHDHEIRAPLAEGQVDDSRAVSLRVDVKQLQVMDKEISDKDRAEIQHTMLGPEVLDSQQFPEIRFRSTAVAAAGPERWTVHGDLTLHGQTHAIVLQASGEPGHYRGSVTLKQKDFGIKPYSAAGGTVKVKNEVEIVFEIFTTSQTAAAPAAAKAEAAAPAADTTR
- a CDS encoding DNA polymerase Y family protein, with translation MFACLHLPDFPVAAMIRLEPGLRRQAVAVVDGAPPLERVLAANEAARAAGVEPGMAQLQAEALSGLKLRRHSLAQEAAAHAALLDAATAFSPRVEDAAADTVLLDLAGLGSLFGPPEKIARALAARCAALGLECRVAVAANPEAARHAARGFSGVTVIPHGQEAARLGPLPVDVLEPAPEILETLDRWGVRTLRALAALPAVAVAERLGQAGVELQKLARGEGARVLRPVEPPLCFEETLELEHPVELLEPLAFVLGRLLDQLCARLAARALAAQELRLSLALEPITRSPDHPITRFERVLRLPVPMLDAKLFLKLLQLDLQSHPPPAPVVKVTLAAEPAPPRPGQSGLFLPLAPEPEKLELTLARLGRVVGEKRLGAVEILDSHRPDAHRMQRFRIAPQRLKPRERNARSFDSRFALAQDDRQKRARLAVRRFRPPLPARVQARNGRPVSVFFRGARATVLDLAGPWHNSGEWWTEQGWAREEWDVVLATAEGNSSYRIYREGNGWFVEGEYD
- a CDS encoding SUMF1/EgtB/PvdO family nonheme iron enzyme, giving the protein MSAAATAEMLERREALARGRALTDSLFAEVRSDAFYDRPIPERHRILFYLGHLEAFDWNLMARALGRPPIRQELDRLFAFGIDPAPGQLPQDQPGDWPSLEQTRAYVREVRQALDFVLELVPEEVFSMAVEHRLMHAETFTYMLHNLARERRRASGFSLDASAPAAAQRMVEIPAGSATLGRMRGSGFGWDNEFEAHRQEVAGFAISRYKITNAQYLEFVKDGGEAPHYWQQRNGHWHYRGWSAELVVPNHLPVYVSQQQALRYAQWAGQSLPTEAQFQRAAFGTAEGRERTYPWGEEAPEVRHGNFHFFHRDLVPVTATPAGDSAFGVSQLVGNGWEWTSSVFAPFPGFAAAPLYPGYSANFFDGDHYVLKGASSATHARLLRPGFRNWFRKSYPYAYATFRLVEN